The DNA region tatattattaaaaaataatctaaaattaattattatttttcgagTTAAGTTAATTATTCATTGgtaaaatcaaaatcttttcaCTTGAGGTGATTTGAATGATTCATCACATTTTAAAAAGGAAATAAAGTAaagcattaaaaataatatattattagtaTAATATAACTCTTTGCGAATCTGCTGCTGACTCATGTCTTCAACTGTCTGCCGATTACATGTGACAATTAATTCGGTCCcacattaatattatttattattttatttgtttatggatACAAAGCATGAAACCGGATTGGGCCCGACCCATGTGCCCACTGCCTCTATACGGGTAAGTACGGTCCATTTTGTTGTCGAGTTGTAAGTACCATTGGTTGAAGCTTAAACCAATTATTATATCAAACGCAATTAATTAAGCTTAAATGTTCGTGTTTGGATCCAAATGCAAACGGGGCTGCCCAACCCGCTCCGTCTGATTCGTatctctacaaaaaaaaaaaaaaatttcataaatatattaAGTGTATTTAATCATTGCAAAAATTgcgaaatataattttttttaaaaaaaataattttgaattttttttaatgtaaaagagaCAAATCTCAGtgttttgagtaggtctcttatgagatggtctcacgaatctttatctgtgagacgggtcaatcctatcgatattcataataaaaaataatactttttttatggatgacccaaataagagacccgtctcacaaaatagaactcatgagatcgtctcacacaaatttttgcccaGTGTTTTTGGCTCATGCAGTTAGTTATATTGATTCATATGTTTCCCTAAAAAATTAGGTGGACTAATGAGGCGTGTAAATCCTAAACATGTGATATAACGCCAACAGAATTAACTAagatatcaaatttattttttattttttattttgtaaaaaaataaattaagtggTGGTTGGATCTATAAATATGGGATAGGAGTTTTGTCACATACTTGATATTTGAAGAGTGCATCACAGAACATGGCTGGATGATGCACAATCACATGTATTGTTTTAATACAAGAAAGATATTATCTTTGTCGCCATATCTATTGAGTTTTACACCAAATTTGATGGcacaccataatatttttcattttgttttgggAAGAAAAATGGGATCGAGAAAGTCGTAATATTATAACACGTCACGTTAAAGGTTAAGTTTCAATCATCGATTTTTGTGATGGATAACTCACTGCAAAGTTTAATTATACaaatatcaaagattttttttttttttatgattgagTCCTCAAGTTttattacccaaaaaaaaaaagtgttagATGGTAACATCTTGAAAAATTAGGGAAACTACAATTTCTAAAGTtgtgattaaattaaaaatatttatgggcAACAAAAttgtgaatgatattttttgtaacacattttttttatgataaaaaaactCTCAACTGTTATGTTTCGATGTGTATCGAATAAATTCTCAAAATAATACAGTAACTTACAAACCATGACTATGGTGAGCTAATTATGTTAGATGAAATCATCACCCTAGACATCAATTagtgtatttgaaattttattagtATTTTCACACTTTTGAATATAGTAATTCATATGCATCGTTATCCAACTTTATGAGATGTGCCTGTAATATGATTATGattacactttttttttaacaatacttcaataaatttaataaattttattctattataaatatgatCACTGAATGCGATCACTAAATGCTAACTAGGGGTGCAAGCCGCAACAGACTCAAACTATTTGTGATTAGTTTTCGGGTCGATAAGGATTCGAGTTCTAGTAGCTCGACTGTTCATATGAGTCGAGTTCGAATTTTACTACATGTATTTTTGtctagaaatgcaaaatttaaCTTCTAAAAGCTACAAACATTTTCGATCTTTTTGAGTACGAGCTCGAGTAAATTGATATTTTGAcaagtcgagctcgagcttgaaATTGATTACAGTATGAGCCGAGCctacaaattttaaatcaagTTGAGCACAAATATTGTGATACTCAAGCTCGACTGGACTCATGTGCACCTCTaatccaaaataattattttagatcCATGCACTTATTGTGTACGTCCAACAATTAACAAAAATCATATGCagttattaaaatatcatcagTTTCTACCTCCTGGGAAAATGGACATGATTTATTCACCAAACGATGAAAATGTTTCGAAACTTTCACCAATCTTACACTATGTACAATTTTAACATTCGTTTGTGATTAAATATATGTGTTGTAGTTCTCAAAATTATTcgaaaaaatatcagaaatataAGTGTTTGCGGTTGTTTAAGTTGAATCCCGGTTGCAGAGGTTGTAACCCGACACAAGAGAGCTCACTGAGAAAGCTAGAAAAGCCAAGAACGACATCCCTATTGATGCACTGGCCATCGTCGTGAACTTATCACTGCCCCAGTTTGTAATCCAGTCGTCCACCCTGGTAGCAGCGGATGAGGATGCTGACATTAAAAGATAAGCCAAAATCTGCTAGACAAGTGggaaaaaaattcttaaatttttcgGCAGTACCAagaaaacatataatttatCTAAAATTTCCGAACGAGATTGGAACTTGCCTGATCCATTGAGAAATCGAAATGGTAACGTAAATGGTGGGAGATTAAATCTTTTCCTGTGCCCAAATGGTGTGCCAGATTGTAGGCTTGAAAACCGGAATACACAAACCCAACGACATTAACAGCAAGACAGTACCTGTACAAGCAATTTCAAGGGATTATCAATAGCAATCTATAACATGATAACATATTTGCACATCTGACACCTCAGAGACACCAAGTTCAAACCTTGAAAATCTATCCTTCTCCGCAAGTGAATGGTTTTGGTAACGATGGTAAAGATGAGATAAGCATTGGATCCTTAATGGTGAAAAGCATGAGACTTGCTTGCCCGAGTATGTGAGGAAGACAAATTTACACTAAGTTGCGTGTCGAAGATCAAATTTTAGTGACAGATACACCTAGATGAGTTTTCAAGAGACAGATAGTTTGGATATACTTAATTCAACCTGATCACTGCAAACTATGAGATTGAAAACCATATATATCAGATAGAATTAACGATCTTACATCTCTTATTCAAGACAAAAGCACGGTAACCAAGCAAGATTTAGAGATTTAACTACTAGACTACATACAGAGTGGCAAGATTGATGCTAAAGATAATAGAATGCAAGACAAATATACAATGAACATGACAAGCCATTATCTTCTATTATATCGACTCCCTCAAATCATTTATCTAGTAGAAATCTCATGCCAAATACAAGTCACTAGTCATTAACTTCTCAATATTACGGCACTGTAGTATAAGATAGCAATTCAATCATGTGATTAGGCTTCATAAATTCAACTGAGCCACATCTGAAAAAGTGGAAACAAATGGTTCCTCGGATAATCCCCTCCCTCTGATATAAAAACCATGTAATGATATACAAACAAGTGAAGATACGGAATTTTGGGCATAATATGTAGACATATAATATTCAGAACAGAGGAACTAAGATTTATACCGATACTCTTTGTAGCGATCAAATGAATCACCACTCCATCCTTGAGTCCTATCAGAAGCCATAACCGAAAACGAAATCACACAAGCCACCACCTCGAATATTCTAATCACCAATGCTGCCTTCCTCACCGCCCCATTCCTTTCGGTCCTCCGCAAAATTGACTCCACTGCCGCTCTTGACCTCATCTCTCCCCCAACCCCATCCTCCCCACCAACGACCTTCCCCTCCTCCAACCCACCTCCTCCAACAGGCTCTACTTTCTTCACTTCGGGCGGCGGCTCCTCCCTCGCTAGCTTATTGAGCCCAATAACAACAGGTGATGCACCTTTCACATAAAACCCAAGATTCTCCGACTTGGGTTTATCAGAAGAAATGTGTTGGCCTCGGTGATTTCCTCCGGAGGTCGGGAAAACTGGGGGAGGATCACAATTCTCCGATGTGGGTTTTTCAGACTGGGGCCAAGGACGCCACTCTTTACCTCCGGCGGCGGCAGAACTCGCCTGATTGTTCGATTTTCTCGGGGAGGGAACTGGAGAATGGTACATATCAACCGGAACCAGGGCTTTACAATTATTCTCGACAGTAAAATCATCGTCTTCAGTCTGAAAACGAGGATCATCGGGACGAAGAGGCGATTCGGATCGAAGTGGAGAGTGGAAAGAATCTCCTCGGCTCGTAGTTGACTCAGTATCGGACATGGATATGTGACCGTTGCTGCTTCTTCGCGGCGTTTTCTTGCCATGATTACTGCCCGTGTCTTCGTTTTCcattaaaatcaacaaaatttctgATCCAGTAACGagattaaaattcaaaaaacacAAAGAGAAAGATGCAAGCAAGAACAGAGAAGGGGAGTAGAGAAACCGAAGAAACTTTTGAATTTGTAATGCATGGAGAGAAGATGGAAGCAAAGCTGTGAGGCAGAGGGAATTGATTCTGCGTGAGAAATGGATGCCAATCCACCGTCAACGACGTCGTTACAGTGCATGAATATTCTTTAATACATAAATTCTATTTGAattcattaataattaaaagaaacacaattaaaataataattaaagatGGAGAgaacaaatatattattttattttttgatctatcattaaatatttgaaataaatttaatcaaaaactgtcttaatgtaaaaaaataataatagcacATAGGACAAGTTGATATTCTTTATATTATAGTCTTCGTTTTAAGTCACACTCAAAGTATATTAGAACAACTTGATGTTCTTCATATTTAGCTTTCATCTGATTGCTTCTTTTTATTGATTAGATTTCTTATGAGACGgttttacgaatctttatctctGAAATAGATCAACcttatcaatattcacaataaaaagtaatactcttaccataaaaaaatattactttttcatggatgacccaaataagaaatcggTCTCACGGGacacgggtcaaccctaccgatattcacaataaaaagtaatattcttagcataaaaaataatactttttcatggatgacccaaataagatatccgtctcacaaaaacgaCACGTGAAACTGTTTCACACaagcttttgttttttttattagctatcagaaaataaatattgaatTCTAAATTTAAAGGAAATTTTTATGTGGTTTGTCATGTTGCGTTactaacataatttttttagttgagTGCTGTATCACTTTATCCAGGTGACAATCTTGTGAAATACAAGTGGGAAAGATTCAAGTGccgttattttttttaaaacaaaaaacatttcTAATGTTTAGATTAAATATTTCACTATAATTTATtctattttaagtttatttgaAATCGACcatgattattattaaaattgtatAATTTGATATGGAGTGAAttcaacaaacaaacaaatggaagaattaaaaattaatagatTTGATATTCATCGTCTCAAATACATCGATTCAAATACAACATCAATTTCTCAATGAAGAACCGATATCGAGTAATTTGTATTTTGTAGCTTCGGAAAAAACGTTTTCTTAAACAGTAAATACAAAAATCTTACCCATCCAGAGTCCAAATACCAAATTTCTTGTGAAAAAAAATGGCTATCCTAAAAGTGAGTGGAATCCCAACTTTTTATATTCTCGCTTTGGGAGTCCAGCAAATTCCTTGGTCTTTTCTCTTTATTCATCGTCGTGGATTCTCCATCGTCAAATTTCATACAAGCCAGGCTCGAACGTAGTGCGTGAGACAGAGACATATATAATAtgttttagaaaaaattaacCGAAATGGAGAGAACCTAAGATGGCTGTCCTACCACTTTATGTGCACGTGAGAAGTCGCCAAGAAAAATGCGTGGCATTCCACTTTCTAACAAGTATGGTATAGTGTCCATGAATTTGAGACATAGCAagaaatgaaaatttatcataatttgagAAAACAAAACTCATATTTCTTAAAATACGTaatatacaaattttattttttaaaagccaTGCCTACCTTTTGCATGGATTGTCGGCTTTTCTTTGTGCCCCTACACCTTAAAAATGTTCAATGGATCTCGTGAACACGAAGCACAGATGAGAGCTACTGATATATGGTCGAGCACATCATTACACGAGAGAACACAAATTCTGCATACACTACAATAGTTCTGCCACTGAACAAAATACATCGCTGTGGTTTCCCCAGGAGTATCAACATcagtatttttttcttaatcaCAACTGGTGTAATCCCACGTGGTTAAACCATACTCAAAGCAGTCTGAGACCACAAAAAATAGATCAAGATTGGTGCAGGGACAACTCTTCAACCACCACTTGCACTCGTTCCCCTATTTCCACATTGTGAGTGAACGCTTGGATCCCTCTGCTTGATGGTGCTGAGGCACCATCTGCATCGCTGCCGGATGAAGAATTCTCAGCGCTGACAGGGCGGAGCAAACCCTGTAACCTTAGAAGATATCTCTGACTAGGAGTTTGGTTTCTTGCATATCGAGTAGTTGTAATAACATTGGAAGACGACCTCTCTGGATCAGTGTGAATGCTAGATATTGCACTTAGATCGAGCGAGATTAGGAAATACAGAGCAACGGCATCTAGGGCATTTTACGTTTAGCCGAAGCCACTCATCTATACATTCCGCGTGAAAGTTGTGAGCACAAGGAAGTCCGCGAACCTGTGCGGTTTCTAGTGAGAAGGAGTAGCAGAACCAGGATTCTCCTTTACGGGGAGGGAACACACAAGATTAACATTAATTGtacacaaaaataaaatcagttttaagaaaaaaatgacCAGAGGGGGTTGGCAACACCACCCCTTCCCCCGCGCTCCACCTCTTTTACTTGTGAAATTATTGAATAACGATGACatttttcaaatgaaaaattcaactttttgtaactaaaattattattacattcGGATCATAAACATAATTACCTCATTTCCCACATGAAATTCTTCCAAACATATAGGACACTCACTGCAATCGGTAGGCACAGCTTTCATTCTGAACTTTGGAAGTTCTTGAATGAGCGCTTCCACTACTTCTCTCTGCATAtcacaataaaaatttcaaaagtttTGGAGAAAGCTTGTTAAAGTGAGTGCATATAAGAAAAACCAAATCGGAACTAAAACAAAATGAAGCAGCagatatttatttgatcagGTGATTTAGTAACAATAATTGCACATGTTTAACTTAAATCTCAATCCAGAGCCAACCATAAATTACTGAAATTTGATATAAGAACTACACCAGTTAATTTAGTCGACCTATACTGCGAAATTTTTGAAGCAAGTCGCTTGTTACCTGAGCAGTGGTCAAATACAGTCCAGGTTGATAAGGAGTGGAATCTTGACCCATCCCTCTCATTTCTTGGCCAGCAGCTTCGAGAGCCCAATCTGGCACTCTAACCAAGTCTACCAAAACATGAAGTCAGATTCAACATTCAAGCAggtcaattaaaaaataaaatattgtgcATTGAGAAATGATTTTAATGACAAGACATTGCCATAACATCTCACAAACATTAGATTAAAATCAagatcaaaatttaataaaataacaccAAGATGAATAAAAAGCACCGTCTTTGTGAATCCATAGCCTGGACCCCAGGACTGACTTTCGAGTATTCCACCAatgtatatattttcttaaaacagAACATATATTCTTAATCGTAACCATGTGTTAATATGCTTACTATCATTGATGCAAAAGAAATTGTATCATTGATGCAAAAGAAATTGTAAGAGCTTACTCCATATTCTGAAACAGGAATCCCCTGTTGTGCACGCACATGATGTGCCTGTCTTCTAGTTAACCACTGAAATAAAAGAGGAACGAAGCATAAGATCCGGATGCCCATTGTTATTACAACATCTTTATAGTACGCTCAAGCATATAGCATTTGAGGTCCTGAGAGAAATTTCTCCACAAGTAAAAGAACACAAAGGAAAACAAAAGGCCACTAGCAAAAGCTGTGGGAGGGGCAATTATTCCACTATTCGCCTTTCTAATCCTTAATGTATTAATTATCTTTTATatgaaacaaaattatattaaaataggaAAACAGATTACAGGGAAGAGGATAAGAGATCCGCGAAAGCACAATACAAGAAAGACTACATTGTCATcaacaacataaaattttcaatctCTAACTAGATATGAGATAGAAAAATGATTAAACTCTGCAAACTTTCCATTCCAACTAGCAACCCTAAATATTAGCTTTTTCCCAAACCTTGTCTATACACTCTGCTATATAGTTGAATATTATTATGTTCCGCCACAAACAGATTGACCAAAAAAGGCAATGAACTAACACATTCCAAAAAGTCCGACATTTCCATCCGTTAGGTAATCCCGAGTCCAAAAGAAACATATAACGCGCCGTTCTTGGAAATATCCACTCCATACTCAATTCTTGCAATTGCTCTGTTCCAATTTCCACTTGTGAAGAAACAATACAAAAGTAAGTAATCTTGATTCTCCCCTTTGTTCCGGAAAAGTGTACACCAGTTCGGACATAATTCACAGTTAGGTCATCTTCTTTGCAAAGAATCGCAAGTCTGCAATTTTCCCAAAACCATAGTCCACGATAAAACTTGAACCTTATGTGACAAACAAACCCTAAAATCCACCCTACCCAATTCCAAATGAACAGTATCGAAAATCCCTCACAAAGTACTCAACTCATCAATTTTAACCTCATTCAAAGACCTTCTGAAGCGCAGATCCCAAGCATAGGTGGAATTAACCAGAAAGTCCACCTCACATATAAAATTGTTAATAGGTTTGTTATGACTTAGATCTGGAAAAGAGATGGAAAAAGATCTTTGAACGATGAAACCCCCCACCAAGGGTCTTCCCAAAAACGAACGATATTCCCCTCTTTGAACAccacccataaatattttattttactctAAATATGAATTGGATTGACATGTCTCATAAATATAAATCTGtaagaccgtcttacaagagacttactcaaaaTTTATATGGGAAACCAAATGATCTCTTTTCCGTTGAAAGGTGAATATTAAAACAAAAGTGGAATTATTCATGATTTGAAGCTTTTAGAAATAATACTCACAACAAGAGACTCTTTTGATGTTATCTCTTTGAACACCTAGCAAGAAAAAGATACAAACATATAAacacataatataaataaaaatatcaaccATA from Primulina huaijiensis isolate GDHJ02 unplaced genomic scaffold, ASM1229523v2 scaffold25443, whole genome shotgun sequence includes:
- the LOC140967584 gene encoding uncharacterized protein isoform X1 — translated: MENEDTGSNHGKKTPRRSSNGHISMSDTESTTSRGDSFHSPLRSESPLRPDDPRFQTEDDDFTVENNCKALVPVDMYHSPVPSPRKSNNQASSAAAGGKEWRPWPQSEKPTSENCDPPPVFPTSGGNHRGQHISSDKPKSENLGFYVKGASPVVIGLNKLAREEPPPEVKKVEPVGGGGLEEGKVVGGEDGVGGEMRSRAAVESILRRTERNGAVRKAALVIRIFEVVACVISFSVMASDRTQGWSGDSFDRYKEYRYCLAVNVVGFVYSGFQAYNLAHHLGTGKDLISHHLRYHFDFSMDQILAYLLMSASSSAATRVDDWITNWGSDKFTTMASASIGMSFLAFLAFSVSSLVSGYNLCNRDST
- the LOC140967584 gene encoding uncharacterized protein isoform X2; the protein is MENEDTGSNHGKKTPRRSSNGHISMSDTESTTSRGDSFHSPLRSESPLRPDDPRFQTEDDDFTVENNCKALVPVDMYHSPVPSPRKSNNQASSAAAGGKEWRPWPQSEKPTSENCDPPPVFPTSGGNHRGQHISSDKPKSENLGFYVKGASPVVIGLNKLAREEPPPEVKKVEPVGGGGLEEGKVVGGEDGVGGEMRSRAAVESILRRTERNGAVRKAALVIRIFEVVACVISFSVMASDRTQGWSGDSFDRYKEYRYCLAVNVVGFVYSGFQAYNLAHHLGTGKDLISHHLRYHFDFSMDQGGRLDYKLGQ